One Tripterygium wilfordii isolate XIE 37 chromosome 10, ASM1340144v1, whole genome shotgun sequence DNA segment encodes these proteins:
- the LOC120007390 gene encoding uncharacterized protein LOC120007390 has protein sequence MGWNYPEISLEDTIKLIKGFVDILILGSGYQSSGLQAHWDIHNIKKALQWGSFFENFLGHLSSSDVYKSSVKELDAAISEMTSDPYFPQGLAHLSSATLCRARKFVLKHLFHTLPLRDMHLRDFLLATIETDLNQLSKTDHDCLDVYLNKLRLQNSSVDSAPSMRGLAEKIAPSLIMESDNDSTTVTIHELLKRQSAVSCLSMTERGLDVVAKTMRHNSCPEFDNGLYEEQLKHEKHFAAHTFTFLHNSVQRHKLNFGFVLCSLDQLVDFVIWDRWKSKNLSYFLDKRTVKLVSGASLMFSAPNVQWAQVLERVNSSPETEDVILLETIELLLLGCIFDRWNHLIEYFMSVSYNSITVSEMYRGVCNLRLGRSQSFHSLKETTNSKESSILVYLAELLGGHLHQLLKLSPALVAAAIPIWSPLFGSYISEIETLLKGEFSKLRCCSCIQDEDHKDCELAERIWCLYVFNVCSSHQKSGGTVA, from the exons atggGCTGGAACTACCCAGAGATATCCTTGGAGGATACGATTAAGTTGATAAAAGGGTTTGTGGATATACTGATTCTGGGATCTGGGTATCAATCATCTGGTCTTCAGGCCCACTGGGATATTCACAATATCAAGAAAGCCTTGCAGTGGGGTTCCTTCTTCGAGAAT TTCTTGGGGCACTTGAGCAGCTCAGATGTTTACAAGAGTTCAGTGAAGGAACTTGATGCGGCTATCTCTGAAATGACATCCGATCCATATTTCCCTCAG GGTCTTGCTCATCTATCATCTGCTACCCTTTGTAGGGCCAGAAAGTTTGTATTAAAACATTTGTTCCATACTCTACCTTTGAGAGATATGCATCTGAGAGATTTTCTGTTGGCCACAATTGAGACAGATCTTAATCAGCTTTCAAAAACTGATCATGATTGCCTCGATGTGTACCTAAACAAGTTAAGGCTGCAAAACTCATCAGTAGACTCAGCTCCATCTATGAGAGGTTTAGCAGAGAAAATTGCTCCAAGTCTCATTATGGAGTCGGACAATGATTCAACAACAGTTACTATTCACGAGCTACTTAAGAGGCAGTCCGCAGTATCATGTTTATCAATGACCGAGAGAGGCTTGGATGTAGTTGCAAAAACCATGAGACACAACAGTTGCCCTGAGTTTGATAATGGATTATATGAAGAACAACTGAAGCATGAAAAACATTTTGCTGCTCAtacattcacttt TCTGCACAATTCTGTTCAAAGGCATAAACTGAACTTTGGTTTTGTACTCTGCAGCTTGGATCAATTGGTTGATTTTGTCATATGGGACCGTTGGAAATCAAAAAACCTCTCATACTTCCTTGACAAGAGAACTGTTAAACTAGTCTCAGGTGCAAGCCTAATGTTTTCTGCCCCTAATGTTCAGTGGGCCCAGGTATTGGAACGGGTGAATAGCTCACCAGAAACTGAGGACGTTATTTTGCTTGAAACAATT GAGCTCTTATTACTTGGATGCATCTTTGACAGATGGAATCATCTAATTGAATATTTCATGTCAGTTTCTTATAATTCCATTACTGTCTCCGAAATGTATCGTGGAGTGTGCAATTTACGGCTGggaagatctcaaagttttcatTCTCTAAAGGAAACAACAAATTCAAAG GAAAGCAGCATTCTTGTGTATTTGGCTGAACTTCTGGGTGGTCATCTTCATCAGTTGCTGAAACTATCCCCTGCCCTCGTTGCAGCTGCGATTCCAATCTG GTCGCCTCTCTTTGGATCATATATAAGTGAGATTGAGACTCTACTAAAAGGGGAATTTTCAAAATTGAG ATGTTGTAGTTGCATTCAAGATGAGGACCACAAAGACT GTGAGCTGGCGGAGAGAATTTGGTGCCTTTATGTGTTCAATGTTTGTAGCTCTCATCAAAAGTCTGGTGGCACTGTTGCTTGA